Proteins encoded by one window of Gopherus evgoodei ecotype Sinaloan lineage unplaced genomic scaffold, rGopEvg1_v1.p scaffold_32_arrow_ctg1, whole genome shotgun sequence:
- the VARS2 gene encoding valine--tRNA ligase, mitochondrial isoform X1 has protein sequence MAPNWIGSGTGRTLSSLRQLLLQAGPRHIPCGRKTSSQASKSDPEGLGQKMTQLKNKAEKRRRQRERLESIEAGVARTQEVPRGQAKAWTPKDVVLYDIPTAAGQKKDTSVPLPAAYSPRYVEAAWYAWWEKEGFFKPEYQNQQPHRKPETFSLCIPPPNVTGSLHLGHALTVAIEDSLVRWRRMQGCQVLWVPGSDHAGIATQAVVERKLWKERGALRQDLTRGEFLAEVWKWKEKKGDEIFRQLKALGASLDWDRVCFTMDPGFSAAVAEAFVRLHEDGLVYREQRLVNWSCALRSAISDVEVEIQQLRGRTVLPMPGCPAPVPFGLMFTFAYKVDGQEDEELPVATTRPETMLGDVAVAVHPDDPRFTHLHGKQLRHPFSGRLLAIITDPLVERDLGTGAVKVTPAHSHADYELGKHHGLPLVSVIGEDGAMTAECGDWLQGLNRFVAREKVVSALKERGLYRGMKDHAMALPLCSRSGDVVENLLKSQWFLRCEGMAQRALEAVESGRLKLTPEFHEKNWRTWLSNISDWCISRQLWWGHQIPAYQVSVSGSCDLGKDGSDALWVVGRTEAEARRKASGILKRPEEEVELVRDADVLDTWFSSALFPFAALGWPRKVGDLQDFYPNSLLETGSDLLFFWVARMVMLGEQLTGELPFSQVFLHSLVRDAHGRKMSKSLGNVVDPLDVIHGASLQDLQGRLRDGNLDLREAAIAMEGQRRDFPQGIPECGTDALRFALCCHRVQGDDISLDVATVLSSRHFCNKVWNAVRFTLGALGEGFAPQTPEEVCPSSPMDRWILSRLYHTAADCSQRFGEYELHLVTSTIHHFWLHNFCDVYLESVKPVLQSRDQSRILQTRQTLLSCADLGLRLLSPFMPYLTEELWQRLPKPNGDSAPSICVAGYPSAGKLAHWCRPAEEDDFLLAQEVVRAVRTLRVTYRLTRARPPVYLMCSEPVAHRVYEKYREPLQTLSLAGSLELCPSSKGAEPPVGWVRGRMNNHTEVYLDLQGLVDPQTELPRLASRKKKLEQQISALMAQTQASGYQENVSPRAQAECRQKISSLRTELAQLNQALESFSHMAAGLGTSPSAADE, from the exons ATGGCACCAAACTGGATTGGATCCGGCACTGGTCGGACTCTGAGCTCCCTCcgccagctgctgctccaggctGGGCCCCGGCACATCCCTTGCGGGCGGAAAACGTCCTCCCAGGCTAGCAAATCTGACcctgaggggctggggcagaaaaTGACCCAGCTCAAGAACAAGGCAGAGAAACGGAGAAGGCAGCGTGAGAGGCTGGAGTCCATTGAAGCCGGAGTTGCCCGGACGCAGGAG GTACCTCGGGGGCAGGCTAAGGCGTGGACTCCGAAAGACGTGGTTCTGTATGACATCCCAACAGCCGCCGGTCAGAAGAAAG ACACTTCCGTGCCCCTGCCGGCCGCTTACAGCCCCCGCTACGTGGAAGCCGCGTGGTATGCGTGGTGGGAGAAGGAAGGATTCTTCAAACCTGAATATCAG aacCAGCAGCCCCATAGGAAACCAGAAACCTTCTCCCTCTGCATCCCCCCGCCCAACGTCACGGGTTCCCTGCACCTGGGCCATGCCCTCACAGTAGCCATCGAGGACTCGCTGGTGCGATG GCGCAGGATGCAGGGCTGCCAGGTGTTGTGGGTGCCGGGATCGGATCATGCAGGAATCGCCACTCAG GCGGTGGTGGAGCGCAAGCTCTGGAAGGAGCGGGGCGCCCTGCGGCAGGACCTGACGCGAGGGGAATTCCTGGCCGAAGTCTGGAAATGGAAAGAGAA GAAGGGAGACGAGATTTTCCGACAGCTCAAAGCTCTGGGGGCATCTCTGGATTGGGACCGAGTCTGCTTCACCATGGATCCC GGGTTCTCAGCGGCTGTGGCAGAGGCATTCGTGCGATTGCACGAGGACGGGCTGGTGTACCGCGAGCAGCGCCTGGTGAACTGGTCGTGCGCCTTGCGCTCTGCCATCTCCGACGTGGAG GTGGAGATCCAGCAGCTCCGCGGTCGGACTGTGCTCCCTATGCCCGGCTGCCCGGCCCCGGTGCCCTTTGGATTGATGTTCACCTTTGCCTACAAAGTGGATGGACAGGAAG ACGAGGAGCTCCCCGTGGCTACCACCCGCCCAGAGACGATGCTCGGGGACGTGGCTGTGGCCGTCCATCCCGACGACCCACGGTTCACG CACCTGCATGGCAAGCAGCTCCGGCACCCATTCTCTGGGCGCCTCCTGGCCATCATCACGGACCCCCTAGTGGAGCGAGACCTGGGCACAG GAGCTGTGAAGGTGACGCCGGCACACAGCCATGCTGACTACGAACTGGGCAAGCACCATGGGCTTCCCCTGGTTTCTGTGATTGGGGAGGATGGGGCCATGACAGCTGAGTGTGGAGACTGGCTCCAG GGCCTGAATCGCTTTGTGGCTCGCGagaaggtggtgtctgccttgaAGGAGAGAGGCCTGTACCGGGGTATGAAGGATCATGCCATGGCGCTGCCTCTCTGCAG TCGCTCTGGGGACGTGGTTGAGAACCTGCTGAAAAGCCAGTGGTTTCTCCGGTGTGAGGGAATGGCCCAGAGAGCCCTGGAG GCTGTGGAGTCAGGGCGTCTGAAACTCACCCCAGAATTTCATGAGAAGAACTGGAGGACGTGGCTGTCAAACATCAG TGATTGGTGCATTTCCCGACAGCTGTGGTGGGGCCATCAGATTCCAGCCTATCAGGTCTCTGTCTCAGGGTCATGTGACTTAGGCAAG GATGGAAGTGATGCATTGTGGGTAGTGGGCAGGACAGAGGCGGAAGCCCGCAGAAAAGCATCAGGGATTTTGAAGAGACCGGAAGAGGAAGTGGAGCTGGTGAGAG ATGCTGATGTCCTGGATACCTGGTTCTCTTCTGCTCTCTTCCCCTTCGCGGCGCTGGGCTGGCCCCGTAAG GTTGGAGACCTCCAGGATTTCTATCCCAACAGCCTCTTGGAGACAGGCAGCGACCTTCTCTTCTTCTGGGTGGCTCGGATGGTGATGCTGGGAGAGCAGCTGACTGGAGAGCTGCCGTTCTCCcag GTTTTCCTGCACTCCCTGGTACGCGATGCTCATGGCCGGAAGATGAGTAAATCTCTGGGGAATGTCGTAGACCCACTGGACGTCATTCATGGGGCTTCCCTGCAG GATTTGCAGGGGAGGCTGCGAGATGGGAACCTGGACCTCCGAGAGGCGGCCATCGCTATGGAGGGACAG AGACGAGACTTCCCCCAGGGGATCCCCGAATGCGGCACCGACGCCCTGAGATTCGCGCTGTGCTGCCATCGGGTCCAAG GGGACGACATTAGCCTGGATGTGGCCACGGTGCTGAGCTCCCGGCACTTCTGCAACAAGGTGTGGAACGCCGTCCGAttcactctgggggccctgggAGAGGGGTTTGCCCCACAGACCCCAGAGGAG gtctgccccagctcccccatgGACCGATGGATCCTTAGTCGTCTCTACCACACTGCAGCAGACTGCAGTCAGCGGTTCGGGGAGTACGAGCTGCATTTGGTCACATCCACCATCCACCACTTCTGGCTGCACAACTTCTGCGACGTCTACTTG GAGTCGGTGAAGCCCGTGTTGCAGAGCAGGGATCAATCCCGGATCCTACAGACCCGCCAGACGCTCCTCAGCTGTGCCGACCTGGGCCTGCGCCTCCTCTCGCCCTTCATGCCCTACCTGACGGAGGAGCTGTGGCAGCGGCTCCCTAAGCCGAATGgggactctgctcccagcatctGCGTGGCTGGATACCCTAGTGCTGGGAAGCTG GCCCATTGGTGTCGCCCCGCGGAGGAAGATGACTTCCTGCTGGcgcaggaagtggtgcgggcgGTGCGCACTCTGAGGGTGACCTACCGGCTGACGAGAGCCCGGCCGCCTG TCTACCTGATGTGCTCAGAGCCAGTTGCCCACAGGGTGTACGAGAAGTACAGAGAGCCCCTGCAAACCCTGTCCCTGGCCGGCTCTCTGGAGCTTTGCCCCTCCTCCAAGGGGGCGGAGCCTCCTGTGGGTTGGGTGCGGGGAAGAATGAACAACCACACTGAGGTCTATCTGGACCTTCAG GGGCTGGTTGACCCCCAGACGGAGCTCCCCAGGCTAGCATCCCGTAAGAAGAAGCTGGAGCAGCAGATCTCAGCGCTCATGGCACAGACCCAGGCATCTGGCTATCAGGAGAACGTCTCACCAAGAGCCCAGGCAGAGTGTCGGCAGAAG
- the VARS2 gene encoding valine--tRNA ligase, mitochondrial isoform X2, translating to MAPNWIGSGTGRTLSSLRQLLLQAGPRHIPCGRKTSSQASKSDPEGLGQKMTQLKNKAEKRRRQRERLESIEAGVARTQEVPRGQAKAWTPKDVVLYDIPTAAGQKKDTSVPLPAAYSPRYVEAAWYAWWEKEGFFKPEYQNQQPHRKPETFSLCIPPPNVTGSLHLGHALTVAIEDSLVRWRRMQGCQVLWVPGSDHAGIATQAVVERKLWKERGALRQDLTRGEFLAEVWKWKEKKGDEIFRQLKALGASLDWDRVCFTMDPGFSAAVAEAFVRLHEDGLVYREQRLVNWSCALRSAISDVEVEIQQLRGRTVLPMPGCPAPVPFGLMFTFAYKVDGQEDEELPVATTRPETMLGDVAVAVHPDDPRFTHLHGKQLRHPFSGRLLAIITDPLVERDLGTGAVKVTPAHSHADYELGKHHGLPLVSVIGEDGAMTAECGDWLQGLNRFVAREKVVSALKERGLYRGMKDHAMALPLCSRSGDVVENLLKSQWFLRCEGMAQRALEAVESGRLKLTPEFHEKNWRTWLSNISDWCISRQLWWGHQIPAYQVSVSGSCDLGKDGSDALWVVGRTEAEARRKASGILKRPEEEVELVRDADVLDTWFSSALFPFAALGWPRKVGDLQDFYPNSLLETGSDLLFFWVARMVMLGEQLTGELPFSQVFLHSLVRDAHGRKMSKSLGNVVDPLDVIHGASLQDLQGRLRDGNLDLREAAIAMEGQRRDFPQGIPECGTDALRFALCCHRVQGDDISLDVATVLSSRHFCNKVWNAVRFTLGALGEGFAPQTPEEVCPSSPMDRWILSRLYHTAADCSQRFGEYELHLVTSTIHHFWLHNFCDVYLESVKPVLQSRDQSRILQTRQTLLSCADLGLRLLSPFMPYLTEELWQRLPKPNGDSAPSICVAGYPSAGKLVGPLVSPRGGR from the exons ATGGCACCAAACTGGATTGGATCCGGCACTGGTCGGACTCTGAGCTCCCTCcgccagctgctgctccaggctGGGCCCCGGCACATCCCTTGCGGGCGGAAAACGTCCTCCCAGGCTAGCAAATCTGACcctgaggggctggggcagaaaaTGACCCAGCTCAAGAACAAGGCAGAGAAACGGAGAAGGCAGCGTGAGAGGCTGGAGTCCATTGAAGCCGGAGTTGCCCGGACGCAGGAG GTACCTCGGGGGCAGGCTAAGGCGTGGACTCCGAAAGACGTGGTTCTGTATGACATCCCAACAGCCGCCGGTCAGAAGAAAG ACACTTCCGTGCCCCTGCCGGCCGCTTACAGCCCCCGCTACGTGGAAGCCGCGTGGTATGCGTGGTGGGAGAAGGAAGGATTCTTCAAACCTGAATATCAG aacCAGCAGCCCCATAGGAAACCAGAAACCTTCTCCCTCTGCATCCCCCCGCCCAACGTCACGGGTTCCCTGCACCTGGGCCATGCCCTCACAGTAGCCATCGAGGACTCGCTGGTGCGATG GCGCAGGATGCAGGGCTGCCAGGTGTTGTGGGTGCCGGGATCGGATCATGCAGGAATCGCCACTCAG GCGGTGGTGGAGCGCAAGCTCTGGAAGGAGCGGGGCGCCCTGCGGCAGGACCTGACGCGAGGGGAATTCCTGGCCGAAGTCTGGAAATGGAAAGAGAA GAAGGGAGACGAGATTTTCCGACAGCTCAAAGCTCTGGGGGCATCTCTGGATTGGGACCGAGTCTGCTTCACCATGGATCCC GGGTTCTCAGCGGCTGTGGCAGAGGCATTCGTGCGATTGCACGAGGACGGGCTGGTGTACCGCGAGCAGCGCCTGGTGAACTGGTCGTGCGCCTTGCGCTCTGCCATCTCCGACGTGGAG GTGGAGATCCAGCAGCTCCGCGGTCGGACTGTGCTCCCTATGCCCGGCTGCCCGGCCCCGGTGCCCTTTGGATTGATGTTCACCTTTGCCTACAAAGTGGATGGACAGGAAG ACGAGGAGCTCCCCGTGGCTACCACCCGCCCAGAGACGATGCTCGGGGACGTGGCTGTGGCCGTCCATCCCGACGACCCACGGTTCACG CACCTGCATGGCAAGCAGCTCCGGCACCCATTCTCTGGGCGCCTCCTGGCCATCATCACGGACCCCCTAGTGGAGCGAGACCTGGGCACAG GAGCTGTGAAGGTGACGCCGGCACACAGCCATGCTGACTACGAACTGGGCAAGCACCATGGGCTTCCCCTGGTTTCTGTGATTGGGGAGGATGGGGCCATGACAGCTGAGTGTGGAGACTGGCTCCAG GGCCTGAATCGCTTTGTGGCTCGCGagaaggtggtgtctgccttgaAGGAGAGAGGCCTGTACCGGGGTATGAAGGATCATGCCATGGCGCTGCCTCTCTGCAG TCGCTCTGGGGACGTGGTTGAGAACCTGCTGAAAAGCCAGTGGTTTCTCCGGTGTGAGGGAATGGCCCAGAGAGCCCTGGAG GCTGTGGAGTCAGGGCGTCTGAAACTCACCCCAGAATTTCATGAGAAGAACTGGAGGACGTGGCTGTCAAACATCAG TGATTGGTGCATTTCCCGACAGCTGTGGTGGGGCCATCAGATTCCAGCCTATCAGGTCTCTGTCTCAGGGTCATGTGACTTAGGCAAG GATGGAAGTGATGCATTGTGGGTAGTGGGCAGGACAGAGGCGGAAGCCCGCAGAAAAGCATCAGGGATTTTGAAGAGACCGGAAGAGGAAGTGGAGCTGGTGAGAG ATGCTGATGTCCTGGATACCTGGTTCTCTTCTGCTCTCTTCCCCTTCGCGGCGCTGGGCTGGCCCCGTAAG GTTGGAGACCTCCAGGATTTCTATCCCAACAGCCTCTTGGAGACAGGCAGCGACCTTCTCTTCTTCTGGGTGGCTCGGATGGTGATGCTGGGAGAGCAGCTGACTGGAGAGCTGCCGTTCTCCcag GTTTTCCTGCACTCCCTGGTACGCGATGCTCATGGCCGGAAGATGAGTAAATCTCTGGGGAATGTCGTAGACCCACTGGACGTCATTCATGGGGCTTCCCTGCAG GATTTGCAGGGGAGGCTGCGAGATGGGAACCTGGACCTCCGAGAGGCGGCCATCGCTATGGAGGGACAG AGACGAGACTTCCCCCAGGGGATCCCCGAATGCGGCACCGACGCCCTGAGATTCGCGCTGTGCTGCCATCGGGTCCAAG GGGACGACATTAGCCTGGATGTGGCCACGGTGCTGAGCTCCCGGCACTTCTGCAACAAGGTGTGGAACGCCGTCCGAttcactctgggggccctgggAGAGGGGTTTGCCCCACAGACCCCAGAGGAG gtctgccccagctcccccatgGACCGATGGATCCTTAGTCGTCTCTACCACACTGCAGCAGACTGCAGTCAGCGGTTCGGGGAGTACGAGCTGCATTTGGTCACATCCACCATCCACCACTTCTGGCTGCACAACTTCTGCGACGTCTACTTG GAGTCGGTGAAGCCCGTGTTGCAGAGCAGGGATCAATCCCGGATCCTACAGACCCGCCAGACGCTCCTCAGCTGTGCCGACCTGGGCCTGCGCCTCCTCTCGCCCTTCATGCCCTACCTGACGGAGGAGCTGTGGCAGCGGCTCCCTAAGCCGAATGgggactctgctcccagcatctGCGTGGCTGGATACCCTAGTGCTGGGAAGCTGGTGG GCCCATTGGTGTCGCCCCGCGGAGGAAGATGA